A genomic stretch from Diprion similis isolate iyDipSimi1 chromosome 1, iyDipSimi1.1, whole genome shotgun sequence includes:
- the LOC124405660 gene encoding organic cation transporter protein-like isoform X1, whose translation MDGVNDLNVSEERIEANPRLPAQSDSKEVDSTGESSVTKDVVAKSEEALRANECLKRSKEVKKSNESGEQVPLIIVESPIVSSDSKEPLCKENLIPQNGTSAPSEKNLQNRISEEVKAKKKMAYDDVILHMGEFGRYQKRIYLLLCLPAISCAFHKMSGVFLGAKADFRCLQPYENPENATVHLPNDFMKMHYPWDNTTKNFSQCERYDRNFSEHYYESGANVTFNASIVECDTFVYDKTVYALTTTTQWNLVCRKAWLRATGDSLFMVGVMVGSMIFGALSDRFGRRPIFFLSLVIQLVGGIMVALAPEYISYVIFRLILGSTTSGVFLVAYVIALEMVGPKKRLVAGVGCQLFFTTGYILVAGFAYYITDWRYLQIAITIPSLAFLVYWWFIPESARWLLTKGRVQEAKDLLQKASSENGVDLPKDTLDCLLTSDNESKPDLNKPTLFDLFRYPNLRNKSMLLFFNWFVNSGTYYGLSWNTSNLGGNDYVNFLIGGLVEVPAYTFLLFTLNRWGRKIILCGCMLLAGTSLLLTLIVPANMPWMVTFLAMLGKLAITSSYGAVYVFTAEQFPTVIRNVGLGACSTFARIGGVIAPYINHLSEIWTPLPLVIFGICALIGGIMSLLLPETLNKKLPESIQDGEQFGKKIRGHDEGDVKQMTDIEIMKPLKTQGNGVYSEKQNG comes from the exons GATTTGAACGTTTCTGAAGAAAGAATCGAGGCAAATCCTCGATTACCTGCACAGTCCGATTCCAAGGAAGTTGATAGCACTGGCGAATCATCTGTAACCAAGGATGTCGTAGCGAAGTCTGAAGAAGCTTTGAGAGCAAACGAATGCCTGAAGCGATCGAAAGAGGTTAAAAAATCCAACGAAAGTGGCGAACAAGTGCCGTTGATAATCGTCGAATCGCCGATCGTAAGTTCCGACTCTAAGGAACCGCTGTGCAAAGAGAACTTAATACCGCAAAACGGTACATCAGCCCCATCggagaaaaatttgcaaaacagGATATCAGAGGAGGTaaaagcgaagaaaaaaatggcttacgacgacgtgattttgcacaTGGGTGAATTTGGTCGATACCAAAAGAGGATATACCTGCTTTTGTGCCTGCCAGCGATATCCTGTGCCTTTCATAAAATGAGCGGTGTTTTTCTTGGCGCAAAGGCGGACTTCCGGTGTCTGCAGCCTTACGAAAATCCGGAAAACGCCACAGTTCATTTACCCAACGACTTTATGAAGATGCACTATCCGTGGGACAACACAACCAAGAACTTTTCACAGTGCGAAAGATacgacagaaatttttcagaacatTACTATGAGTCCGGTGCAAATGTCACTTTCAATGCCTCCATTGTTGAGTGCGACACCTTTGTTTACGATAAAACAGTGTACGCACTCACGACCACAACTCAG TGGAACCTGGTCTGCAGAAAGGCATGGCTTAGAGCAACGGGCGACTCGTTATTCATGGTGGGAGTGATGGTGGGATCCATGATATTCGGTGCACTCTCAGACAGATTCGGTCGAAGACCGATATTCTTTTTGTCACTGGTGATACAATTGGTCGGTGGCATAATGGTCGCCCTGGCCCCCGAGTACATTTCGTATGTAATCTTCAGATTGATTCTGGGGTCAACAACCAGCGGAGTATTTCTGGTGGCTTACGTTATCG CGCTCGAAATGGTCGGACCAAAGAAGCGATTGGTAGCCGGTGTCGGTTGCCAACTCTTTTTCACCACGGGGTACATCCTTGTTGCTGGTTTTGCCTACTATATTACAGATTGGAGATATCTACAGATCGCCATCACCATTCCGAGTCTAGCATTCCTCGTCTATTGGTG GTTCATTCCCGAATCCGCCCGATGGCTGTTGACGAAAGGCCGTGTGCAGGAGGCGAAGGACTTGCTCCAGAAGGCGTCCTCGGAAAACGGTGTAGACCTACCGAAAGACACTTTGGACTGTCTGCTGACCAGCGACAACGAGAGCAAGCCAGATCTGAACAAGCCGACGTTGTTCGACCTCTTCAGATACCCAAATCTGCGCAACAAGAGCATGTTGCTTTTCTTCAACTG GTTTGTAAACAGTGGTACGTATTACGGACTGTCTTGGAACACTTCCAACCTCGGAGGTAACGAttacgtgaattttttaattggtGGCCTCGTTGAAGTACCAGCTTACACATTCCTACTTTTCACGTTAAACAGATGGGGAAGAAAGATTATTTTATGCGGTTGTATGTTACTCGCCGGGACGTCGTTGCTCCTGACATTAATCGTTCCAGCTA ACATGCCATGGATGGTCACGTTTCTCGCGATGTTGGGAAAATTGGCAATCACATCCTCTTACGGTGCCGTTTACGTATTTACTGCCGAACAGTTTCCCACTGTGATTAGGAACGTCGGTCTTGGAGCTTGTTCGACCTTTGCCCGGATAGGAGGAGTCATAGCGCCGTACATCAACCACTTG TCGGAAATTTGGACACCTTTACCGCTGGTCATTTTCGGCATCTGCGCACTGATTGGTGGAATAATGTCACTGCTTCTCCCAGAAACGCTGAACAAAAAGCTACCAGAATCGATACAGGATGGCGAACAATTCGGAAA gaAGATACGTGGGCACGATGAAGGTGACGTGAAACAGATGACCgatattgaaataatgaaaccGTTGAAGACGCAAGGCAACGGAGTGTATAGCGAAAAACAAAACGGATGA
- the LOC124405660 gene encoding organic cation transporter protein-like isoform X2: MAYDDVILHMGEFGRYQKRIYLLLCLPAISCAFHKMSGVFLGAKADFRCLQPYENPENATVHLPNDFMKMHYPWDNTTKNFSQCERYDRNFSEHYYESGANVTFNASIVECDTFVYDKTVYALTTTTQWNLVCRKAWLRATGDSLFMVGVMVGSMIFGALSDRFGRRPIFFLSLVIQLVGGIMVALAPEYISYVIFRLILGSTTSGVFLVAYVIALEMVGPKKRLVAGVGCQLFFTTGYILVAGFAYYITDWRYLQIAITIPSLAFLVYWWFIPESARWLLTKGRVQEAKDLLQKASSENGVDLPKDTLDCLLTSDNESKPDLNKPTLFDLFRYPNLRNKSMLLFFNWFVNSGTYYGLSWNTSNLGGNDYVNFLIGGLVEVPAYTFLLFTLNRWGRKIILCGCMLLAGTSLLLTLIVPANMPWMVTFLAMLGKLAITSSYGAVYVFTAEQFPTVIRNVGLGACSTFARIGGVIAPYINHLSEIWTPLPLVIFGICALIGGIMSLLLPETLNKKLPESIQDGEQFGKKIRGHDEGDVKQMTDIEIMKPLKTQGNGVYSEKQNG; this comes from the exons atggcttacgacgacgtgattttgcacaTGGGTGAATTTGGTCGATACCAAAAGAGGATATACCTGCTTTTGTGCCTGCCAGCGATATCCTGTGCCTTTCATAAAATGAGCGGTGTTTTTCTTGGCGCAAAGGCGGACTTCCGGTGTCTGCAGCCTTACGAAAATCCGGAAAACGCCACAGTTCATTTACCCAACGACTTTATGAAGATGCACTATCCGTGGGACAACACAACCAAGAACTTTTCACAGTGCGAAAGATacgacagaaatttttcagaacatTACTATGAGTCCGGTGCAAATGTCACTTTCAATGCCTCCATTGTTGAGTGCGACACCTTTGTTTACGATAAAACAGTGTACGCACTCACGACCACAACTCAG TGGAACCTGGTCTGCAGAAAGGCATGGCTTAGAGCAACGGGCGACTCGTTATTCATGGTGGGAGTGATGGTGGGATCCATGATATTCGGTGCACTCTCAGACAGATTCGGTCGAAGACCGATATTCTTTTTGTCACTGGTGATACAATTGGTCGGTGGCATAATGGTCGCCCTGGCCCCCGAGTACATTTCGTATGTAATCTTCAGATTGATTCTGGGGTCAACAACCAGCGGAGTATTTCTGGTGGCTTACGTTATCG CGCTCGAAATGGTCGGACCAAAGAAGCGATTGGTAGCCGGTGTCGGTTGCCAACTCTTTTTCACCACGGGGTACATCCTTGTTGCTGGTTTTGCCTACTATATTACAGATTGGAGATATCTACAGATCGCCATCACCATTCCGAGTCTAGCATTCCTCGTCTATTGGTG GTTCATTCCCGAATCCGCCCGATGGCTGTTGACGAAAGGCCGTGTGCAGGAGGCGAAGGACTTGCTCCAGAAGGCGTCCTCGGAAAACGGTGTAGACCTACCGAAAGACACTTTGGACTGTCTGCTGACCAGCGACAACGAGAGCAAGCCAGATCTGAACAAGCCGACGTTGTTCGACCTCTTCAGATACCCAAATCTGCGCAACAAGAGCATGTTGCTTTTCTTCAACTG GTTTGTAAACAGTGGTACGTATTACGGACTGTCTTGGAACACTTCCAACCTCGGAGGTAACGAttacgtgaattttttaattggtGGCCTCGTTGAAGTACCAGCTTACACATTCCTACTTTTCACGTTAAACAGATGGGGAAGAAAGATTATTTTATGCGGTTGTATGTTACTCGCCGGGACGTCGTTGCTCCTGACATTAATCGTTCCAGCTA ACATGCCATGGATGGTCACGTTTCTCGCGATGTTGGGAAAATTGGCAATCACATCCTCTTACGGTGCCGTTTACGTATTTACTGCCGAACAGTTTCCCACTGTGATTAGGAACGTCGGTCTTGGAGCTTGTTCGACCTTTGCCCGGATAGGAGGAGTCATAGCGCCGTACATCAACCACTTG TCGGAAATTTGGACACCTTTACCGCTGGTCATTTTCGGCATCTGCGCACTGATTGGTGGAATAATGTCACTGCTTCTCCCAGAAACGCTGAACAAAAAGCTACCAGAATCGATACAGGATGGCGAACAATTCGGAAA gaAGATACGTGGGCACGATGAAGGTGACGTGAAACAGATGACCgatattgaaataatgaaaccGTTGAAGACGCAAGGCAACGGAGTGTATAGCGAAAAACAAAACGGATGA
- the LOC124405673 gene encoding organic cation transporter protein-like, whose translation MGYDDVISHIREIGPYQRRIFVVNFLPALTSAFHVMGGVFLGGVPEFRCLTPEEDQRNATYDLRPDTANITHPWVDATQSWSRCERYNTTQIDLYQLRSGNSSSKPAAVKCDSFAYDDSQYGVTASTQWDLVCDDAWLKTASESLFMLGVMLGVLTFGALSDRYGRKRMLIWGSILQLISGLLVAASPNFTMYVIFRVLVATTSTGLYVVAYVAAIEMVYRKKKIPAGTISLFFIGGCLLTVVFAYFIRNWRILQLAYTAPTLLFLALSWSIPESARWLLSKGRVEEAKNILHKASMENGVVLPRDALDELLTIESGNKANSGKSSLLDILRYPNIRKRSLILATIWLLNNCTYYGLSWNTANLGGSVHVNSAIVALVELPAVAFLMFTVDKCRRKVVVGGCMTLSSISLLSTTLIPTDMTWLVTGLAMAGKLTITVSYSTLYVFTSEQYPTELRNVGVGTCSAIARLGGVVAPMIIKLSDISALLPLVTFGCSLVLAVLLLVFLPETAKKKLPETIEEVERFGKRKSKSERANHFLNGVNNTQMLQKLKN comes from the exons atgggtTACGACGACGTAATCTCACACATAAGAGAAATCGGCCCGTATCAACGAAGAATATTCGTCGTCAACTTCTTACCAGCACTAACCAGCGCCTTTCACGTGATGGGAGGAGTTTTCCTGGGAGGCGTACCAGAGTTTAGATGTTTGACGCCCGAGGAAGACCAAAGAAATGCAACCTACGATCTGCGACCAGATACGGCAAACATTACGCATCCATGGGTTGACGCGACGCAAAGTTGGTCGCGGTGCGAAAGATACAACACAACTCAGATTGATCTCTATCAGCTACGGAGTGGCAATTCGTCGTCGAAACCTGCTGCTGTCAAGTGTGACTCTTTTGCTTACGATGACAGCCAATACGGGGTAACCGCCTCAACTCAA TGGGATCTAGTATGCGATGATGCATGGTTGAAAACTGCCAGCGAGTCACTGTTCATGCTAGGAGTGATGTTGGGAGTTTTGACTTTCGGTGCATTGTCTGACAGATACGGACGCAAGCGAATGCTCATATGGGGTTCAATATTGCAATTGATTTCCGGACTGCTAGTCGCTGCTTCGCCTAATTTCACGATGTACGTCATTTTCAGAGTGCTCGTCGCGACGACAAGTACTGGACTTTACGTTGTGGCTTACGTTGCTG CAATCGAGATGGTTTaccgaaagaagaaaattccaGCCGGGACAATTAGTCTCTTTTTCATAGGAGGTTGCCTTCTGACTGTCgtttttgcatatttcattAGAAATTGGAGAATTCTACAGCTGGCCTATACCGCGCCAACCCTTTTATTCCTAGCATTATCGTG GTCTATCCCGGAATCTGCACGATGGCTGCTGAGCAAGGGTCGCGTGGAAGAGGCAAAAAATATACTTCACAAGGCATCGATGGAAAATGGGGTCGTATTGCCGCGAGATGCATTGGACGAATTACTGACAATCGAAAGTGGAAATAAAGCGAACAGTGGAAAATCGTCATTGCTTGATATTCTCAGATACCCAAACATCAGGAAAAGGAGTCTGATACTCGCCACCATATG GTTGCTCAACAATTGCACGTATTACGGTCTGTCATGGAACACCGCGAATCTTGGAGGCAGTGTTCACGTAAACTCTGCAATTGTTGCCCTCGTGGAGCTGCCTGCAGTCGCATTCTTAATGTTTACAGTTGACAAGTGTCGGAGGAAGGTTGTTGTGGGTGGCTGTATGACGCTTTCGTCGATATCATTACTTTCAACAACTCTCATTCCTACCG ACATGACGTGGCTAGTAACAGGTTTGGCCATGGCGGGGAAATTGACAATCACAGTATCGTATTCAACCCTCTACGTCTTTACATCGGAACAGTATCCTACGGAGTTGAGGAATGTTGGCGTTGGAACTTGTTCAGCTATTGCTCGGCTCGGTGGAGTGGTAGCACCTATGATTATCAAGTTG tcTGACATTTCGGCGCTTTTGCCACTAGTCACTTTTGGATGTAGCCTAGTGCTTGCGGTTTTGCTGTTAGTTTTCCTTCCGGAAACGGCGAAGAAAAAGCTACCGGAAACAATAGAAGAGGTGGAAAGGTTTGGAAA gcGTAAGAGTAAAAGTGAACGCGCCAACCACTTCTTGAATGGTGTTAATAACACTCAGATGTTGcagaaactgaaaaattaa